In Spirosoma aureum, a single genomic region encodes these proteins:
- a CDS encoding alpha/beta hydrolase, protein MKIVVSVALFFCTILSFGQSNKVKKIDQTQLFILGVIDQIVSTELSETRTLNIYLPEGYTKNDTAKYPVVYLLDGSADEDFIHIIGLYQFNNFAWINRVPKSIIVGIANIDRRRDFTFPTTNAEDLKKYPTSGHSDKFFNFIEKELQPYIQAKYRTNSSKTIIGQSLGGLLATEILLKKPLLFNKYIIVSPSLWWDNGSLLANKSALLQKDFPEKTDIYIGVGKEGLTPGTIPRVMEVDANLLADKLRSSESSQVTVHFDYLPQEDHATVTHQAVFNALRLLYPVIHSVK, encoded by the coding sequence ATGAAAATAGTCGTATCAGTAGCGTTATTTTTCTGTACAATTCTCTCATTTGGACAATCGAATAAAGTCAAAAAGATTGACCAGACTCAACTCTTTATTCTTGGCGTCATTGATCAAATTGTATCAACAGAATTATCGGAAACGAGAACCCTAAACATTTACCTACCTGAGGGTTATACGAAAAACGATACGGCGAAATATCCTGTCGTTTATTTGCTGGATGGTTCGGCAGACGAAGATTTTATTCATATTATCGGGCTGTATCAGTTTAATAACTTTGCCTGGATAAACCGGGTACCTAAATCAATTATTGTTGGTATTGCTAATATCGACAGAAGGAGAGATTTTACGTTTCCAACCACCAATGCCGAAGACCTGAAAAAGTATCCAACTTCGGGTCATTCAGACAAGTTTTTTAATTTTATAGAAAAGGAATTGCAGCCCTATATTCAAGCCAAATACAGAACTAATTCGTCAAAAACAATTATTGGGCAATCCCTTGGGGGGTTATTAGCCACTGAAATTTTATTAAAAAAACCATTACTTTTCAATAAGTACATTATAGTAAGCCCAAGTTTATGGTGGGATAATGGTTCTTTGTTAGCTAATAAATCAGCCCTTTTACAGAAAGATTTTCCAGAGAAAACAGACATTTATATAGGTGTCGGGAAAGAAGGACTTACACCGGGTACGATTCCACGCGTTATGGAAGTGGATGCCAATCTGCTTGCAGACAAACTCAGGAGCTCGGAAAGCAGCCAGGTAACGGTTCATTTTGACTATTTACCTCAGGAAGACCATGCCACAGTAACCCATCAGGCTGTTTTCAATGCATTACGGCTTTTATATCCTGTGATTCATAGTGTTAAATAA
- the cobA gene encoding uroporphyrinogen-III C-methyltransferase, which produces MKLTLVGAGPGDPDLITVKGIRALQAADVIMYDALVHPALLDHCRPDALKVYVGKRRGAYSCMQEDINPLIVHYARQYGHVVRLKGGDSFVFGRGYEEIEFARQHGIETAVVPGISSSYAVPASAGIPLTTRGLSESFWVVTGTTKAGQLSADLRLAAQSSATVVVLMGMHKLAEIMSVFTDFGKTETPVAIIQNGTLPDEQIVIGNVETIMEKVNETGIGNPAIIVVGEVAGLPNSQTTAVAEAISQHLSETK; this is translated from the coding sequence ATGAAACTCACTCTTGTAGGAGCCGGACCTGGTGATCCGGATTTGATAACGGTAAAAGGAATTCGGGCGTTACAGGCTGCTGATGTGATCATGTACGACGCCCTTGTTCATCCCGCTCTGCTCGATCATTGCCGTCCTGATGCGTTGAAAGTTTACGTCGGCAAACGCCGGGGTGCCTATTCGTGCATGCAGGAAGATATTAACCCATTAATCGTACATTATGCCCGGCAATATGGCCATGTCGTACGGCTTAAAGGGGGTGATTCATTTGTGTTTGGCAGAGGTTACGAAGAGATCGAATTTGCTCGTCAGCATGGTATTGAAACGGCCGTCGTTCCCGGTATATCAAGCAGTTATGCCGTTCCGGCCTCAGCAGGCATTCCCCTTACAACGCGGGGTTTATCGGAAAGTTTCTGGGTAGTTACCGGTACAACAAAAGCCGGACAGTTATCAGCTGATCTTCGGTTGGCAGCTCAGTCGTCGGCAACAGTTGTCGTATTGATGGGTATGCACAAACTAGCTGAAATCATGTCCGTTTTTACAGACTTTGGCAAAACAGAAACGCCGGTTGCCATCATCCAGAACGGCACATTACCCGACGAACAGATCGTGATTGGAAACGTGGAAACGATCATGGAAAAAGTAAACGAAACGGGAATCGGGAATCCGGCTATTATTGTTGTGGGTGAAGTGGCTGGCCTGCCAAACAGCCAGACAACGGCGGTAGCAGAAGCGATCAGCCAGCATCTGTCAGAAACGAAATAA
- a CDS encoding Ig-like domain-containing protein has translation MIRLHALCSLIFFAFCLLTSCQQPEDTGFAIRWDGNRAAGLVIPQQVAKSVSADSLSQLLSVRLGNKETAILGNYKRVGDDIVFQPLIPFTRSLTYTVWLRDKRLGDLTIPALAKGNKPALLAIYPSQDSLPDNLLKIYLHFSRPMQEGQSQKYVAILKNNTDTLPGVFLNLQPELWNADRSVLTLWLDPGRIKRDLQPNKRLGAPLQKAVHYQLVVSSDWPDQQGAILGKTSTKSFLTVQRDSLSPNPARWTINQPQLESVQPLVVTFGEALDYSLLIETLHVSGENGETISGTWQTGDEEKRAQFKPTEPWRAGKYRLQIEGRLEDLAGNNLNRPFDRDVTRKDLSVNSRSFVERVFSVR, from the coding sequence ATGATCAGGTTACACGCGCTGTGTAGCCTGATTTTTTTTGCTTTCTGTCTGCTGACGAGTTGTCAACAGCCGGAAGATACCGGATTCGCAATCCGTTGGGATGGCAATCGTGCGGCCGGACTGGTTATTCCTCAACAAGTTGCTAAATCTGTTTCGGCGGATTCGCTATCGCAACTGCTATCGGTGCGGCTGGGCAACAAAGAGACGGCCATTTTGGGTAACTACAAACGGGTTGGCGATGATATTGTTTTTCAGCCACTTATTCCATTCACCCGTAGCCTGACCTATACGGTTTGGCTGCGCGACAAACGCCTGGGCGATCTCACCATTCCAGCTCTGGCAAAGGGCAACAAGCCCGCTTTACTGGCTATTTATCCTTCTCAGGATTCACTGCCGGACAATTTGCTGAAAATCTACCTGCATTTTTCCCGGCCTATGCAGGAAGGGCAATCGCAGAAGTATGTTGCCATCCTGAAAAATAACACCGATACCTTGCCCGGTGTATTTCTTAATCTCCAGCCTGAACTCTGGAACGCCGACCGAAGCGTTCTTACACTTTGGCTGGACCCCGGCCGAATCAAACGCGATTTACAGCCTAACAAACGATTAGGGGCCCCTTTGCAAAAGGCCGTTCACTATCAACTGGTTGTTTCATCTGATTGGCCCGATCAGCAGGGCGCGATTTTGGGCAAAACTTCTACAAAATCATTTTTAACGGTACAACGGGATAGCCTTTCTCCCAATCCGGCGCGATGGACAATCAATCAGCCCCAATTAGAAAGTGTGCAACCCCTGGTCGTCACGTTCGGGGAGGCTCTTGATTACAGTCTCCTGATCGAAACGCTGCATGTCTCTGGCGAAAATGGGGAAACGATATCAGGAACGTGGCAAACCGGCGATGAAGAAAAACGAGCCCAATTTAAGCCTACTGAGCCGTGGAGGGCTGGCAAGTACCGATTGCAAATTGAGGGGCGACTGGAAGATCTGGCGGGCAATAACCTGAACCGCCCTTTCGATCGCGACGTGACTCGTAAGGACCTATCGGTAAATTCCCGTTCGTTCGTTGAGCGTGTATTTAGTGTGCGATAA
- a CDS encoding ester cyclase, which yields MRTATSTVLYKWFNEVWNEDNEDAIDQLMTSESAAIGILTADQPKGPEGFKIFFRGFRSQFQSVRIEIDDVISQENMEAARTTVHAIHTQTGKNVTFSGMCMVRTKDGKIDEAWNNYDFLELYQQLGQKLTPVGEP from the coding sequence ATGAGAACCGCTACTTCTACAGTTCTTTACAAATGGTTCAATGAAGTCTGGAACGAAGACAACGAAGATGCAATCGATCAGTTAATGACTTCAGAGTCTGCTGCCATTGGAATCTTAACAGCAGACCAACCGAAAGGCCCAGAGGGATTTAAAATTTTCTTCAGAGGATTTAGAAGTCAATTTCAATCGGTTCGCATTGAGATTGATGATGTAATTTCGCAAGAAAACATGGAAGCAGCGAGAACAACTGTCCATGCCATTCACACGCAAACGGGTAAAAATGTAACTTTCTCCGGCATGTGTATGGTCAGAACTAAAGATGGAAAAATTGATGAGGCTTGGAATAACTATGACTTTCTTGAACTGTATCAGCAACTTGGTCAGAAACTAACTCCTGTTGGCGAACCTTAA
- a CDS encoding YceI family protein, translated as MKSLFVTIVSLFSLSAAYAQTWSVDKAHSRAGFTVTHNLLAEVDGNFKTFDAKITAAKPDLSDAVFEFTADVNSISTDNERRDNHLKSPDFFDAAKFPTLTFKSTSFKKVEGKKYKITGDLTMHGVTKPITLDATMTGPVMMKGMGGKEQEKAGFKINSTLKRSDFSVGTIPVVVVSDEVEIKVNGEFAKQDGAVAEKK; from the coding sequence ATGAAATCATTGTTCGTTACCATCGTTAGCTTATTTTCCTTGTCAGCGGCCTATGCCCAAACCTGGTCGGTCGATAAAGCCCACTCTCGGGCAGGGTTTACAGTGACCCACAATTTATTAGCGGAGGTAGACGGTAATTTTAAAACGTTTGATGCCAAAATTACCGCAGCTAAGCCCGATTTATCCGATGCCGTTTTTGAATTTACGGCCGATGTGAACAGCATCAGCACCGACAACGAACGCCGGGATAATCACCTGAAAAGCCCCGATTTTTTCGATGCCGCCAAATTCCCGACCCTGACTTTCAAAAGCACATCGTTCAAGAAAGTAGAAGGTAAGAAATACAAAATAACCGGCGATCTGACCATGCATGGTGTAACGAAACCCATAACGTTGGATGCGACCATGACTGGCCCGGTTATGATGAAAGGCATGGGTGGCAAAGAGCAGGAAAAAGCCGGTTTTAAAATCAACAGCACACTGAAACGTTCCGATTTTAGCGTGGGCACTATTCCGGTAGTGGTTGTCAGCGATGAGGTAGAAATTAAAGTTAATGGCGAATTTGCCAAACAGGATGGCGCCGTAGCCGAAAAGAAATAA
- a CDS encoding nitrite/sulfite reductase, protein MSIQLTDKVSEAARRDILDLEKKISTFQSGDIADEAFRKFRLTRGVYGQRQPGVQMIRIKLPHGRITADQLIRIADLSDKYATGNLHATTRQDIQLHFVKLADSPQLWADLEDAGITLKEACGNTVRNVTGSARAGVDPSEPFDITPYAYSIFDYFLRNPICQDMGRKFKISLSSSEKDSAYGYMHDVGLVARIQDGQRGFKVMLGGGLGAQPFSAQTAFEFLEEERVIPFIEGVIRVFDRYGERQKRHKARMKYLLNDIGLEELLRRIDEETPAIKNKAFLVDSSQFSVSDQYAERPEASNYQLTIGPEQSQNSKLSTWFKTNVFEQKQAGWYAVQLRVLLGDMHSDTARALAQIVKQYAADDIRVTVNQGYLLRYIRPENLTAVFEALDALGLAEPGFDTTADITTCPGTDTCNLAISSSYGITRALEQMMHDEFPDLVFNDDIKIKISGCMNGCGQHSVANIGYHGSSLKNGAYVLPALQVLLGGGFNGKGEGLIADKVIKIPAKRGPHSLRFLLRDFEANAFDGEYYSDYYARQGKNYFYQLLKPLADLKTLVDSDYIDWDHTEQYVTEVGIGECASVLIDLVATTLTEASEKLGWAREALTESRWADAIYHAYNVFITGARAALMSRDVPTNTQHGIVSDFDKTFLGEPDFHQAEGDFKTLVFSINKQEPSETFARQFIAQAEAFLQAVQAYRETQIELEGIPELQELTQAQDS, encoded by the coding sequence ATGTCTATCCAACTTACCGACAAGGTTAGCGAAGCCGCCAGGCGCGATATTCTGGATCTGGAAAAGAAGATAAGCACGTTCCAGTCTGGCGATATAGCCGACGAAGCGTTCCGGAAATTCCGGCTCACACGGGGCGTGTATGGGCAGCGGCAACCTGGTGTGCAGATGATTCGCATCAAACTGCCCCACGGTCGTATTACGGCTGACCAGCTCATCCGGATTGCCGACCTGTCGGATAAGTACGCGACAGGCAATTTACACGCGACAACACGTCAGGATATCCAGCTTCACTTCGTCAAACTGGCCGATTCTCCCCAACTCTGGGCCGATCTTGAAGACGCCGGCATTACACTAAAAGAGGCCTGTGGTAACACGGTTCGGAACGTAACGGGTTCGGCACGCGCAGGCGTTGATCCAAGCGAACCGTTTGATATTACGCCCTACGCCTATTCCATATTTGACTATTTCCTGCGCAATCCAATCTGTCAGGATATGGGCCGGAAATTCAAGATTTCGCTCTCATCGAGTGAGAAGGATTCGGCCTACGGCTACATGCACGATGTGGGTTTGGTAGCACGGATTCAGGACGGCCAGCGTGGTTTCAAGGTTATGCTTGGCGGAGGTCTGGGCGCACAGCCATTTTCAGCACAAACTGCGTTTGAATTTCTGGAAGAAGAGCGCGTTATTCCTTTTATTGAGGGAGTTATCCGCGTATTTGATCGCTACGGCGAGCGGCAGAAACGGCACAAAGCCCGGATGAAGTACCTCCTGAATGACATTGGTCTTGAGGAACTGCTTCGGCGCATTGACGAAGAGACGCCAGCCATAAAAAATAAAGCATTTTTGGTTGACAGTTCACAGTTTTCGGTGTCGGACCAATACGCCGAACGTCCGGAAGCCAGCAATTATCAGTTGACCATCGGCCCTGAGCAGAGTCAAAACTCAAAGCTTAGCACCTGGTTCAAAACGAATGTATTTGAGCAAAAACAGGCGGGTTGGTATGCCGTTCAGCTGCGGGTTTTACTCGGCGACATGCATTCAGATACGGCCCGTGCACTGGCACAGATTGTGAAGCAGTATGCCGCCGACGACATTCGGGTGACCGTCAACCAGGGTTATTTACTTCGTTATATTCGTCCGGAGAACCTCACGGCTGTTTTTGAAGCGCTCGACGCGTTAGGTCTGGCTGAACCCGGCTTCGACACGACTGCCGATATTACAACCTGCCCTGGTACGGATACCTGTAATCTGGCCATTTCGAGCAGTTACGGTATCACTCGGGCCCTGGAGCAGATGATGCACGACGAGTTTCCTGACCTTGTTTTTAACGACGATATCAAGATCAAAATCTCGGGCTGCATGAATGGCTGTGGGCAACACTCCGTTGCCAATATCGGCTATCACGGTTCGTCGCTTAAAAATGGCGCATACGTTCTGCCAGCCTTACAGGTACTGCTCGGTGGTGGCTTTAATGGTAAAGGTGAAGGACTGATTGCCGATAAAGTCATTAAGATTCCGGCTAAACGTGGCCCTCATTCGCTCCGATTTTTGCTACGTGATTTTGAAGCCAATGCCTTCGATGGCGAGTACTACAGCGATTATTACGCTCGTCAGGGGAAGAACTATTTCTACCAGCTGCTTAAACCTTTGGCAGATCTGAAAACACTGGTAGACAGTGATTATATCGACTGGGATCATACCGAACAGTACGTTACCGAAGTGGGTATCGGCGAATGCGCCAGTGTTCTGATCGATCTTGTCGCAACGACACTGACTGAAGCCAGCGAAAAACTGGGCTGGGCGCGCGAAGCCCTGACCGAAAGTCGTTGGGCCGATGCAATCTACCATGCCTATAATGTGTTCATTACCGGTGCCCGAGCAGCTCTCATGAGCCGCGATGTTCCGACAAACACGCAGCATGGCATTGTGAGCGATTTTGACAAAACGTTCCTTGGCGAACCTGATTTCCATCAGGCCGAAGGCGACTTTAAAACGCTCGTATTCAGTATCAATAAACAGGAGCCATCTGAAACGTTTGCGCGTCAGTTTATCGCGCAGGCCGAAGCCTTCCTGCAAGCCGTTCAAGCCTACCGCGAAACTCAGATTGAGCTGGAAGGCATTCCCGAATTGCAGGAATTAACGCAGGCGCAGGATAGCTAA